The proteins below are encoded in one region of Flavobacterium nackdongense:
- a CDS encoding glycosyltransferase family 4 protein — protein MPKRKILFLGETYRADAITWMNGLKEFGDFEIITWELKSSNHSFISRCLRLLEFSTGLFQVKKIIKLQQPNMVIAERTTSYGFLAALLNFKPIAIAQQGRTDLWPEKSILLPLKKITQNYAFRKADLIHAWGPVMAISMKKVQVDMSKVMVLPKGIDLEKFGDHNTSSEKISAIITRSLMPEYSHDIILQAFWILNQKGIDFELTIVGDGILLPMLKELATKLKIANKVQFAGRIQNTQLPALLQKSNLYISMPITEGVSASLFEAMACKCYPIVSDIPGNQSWITHRKNGQLITLGDAEMLANEILWAFENKEIRAEAVAQNRKFVEENANYKTNMKIIADAYHQLINTLKID, from the coding sequence ATGCCAAAAAGAAAGATACTATTTCTAGGAGAAACCTACAGAGCAGATGCTATTACGTGGATGAATGGCCTCAAAGAATTTGGCGATTTCGAAATCATCACTTGGGAATTAAAATCTTCGAATCATTCCTTTATTAGTCGCTGTCTGCGTCTTTTGGAATTTTCTACAGGTCTTTTTCAAGTAAAAAAAATCATCAAATTACAGCAGCCCAATATGGTCATTGCCGAGAGAACCACGAGCTATGGCTTTCTGGCGGCACTTTTAAATTTCAAACCAATAGCCATCGCTCAACAAGGCCGAACCGATTTATGGCCGGAAAAATCGATTTTATTGCCATTAAAAAAAATAACCCAAAATTATGCGTTCCGCAAAGCCGATTTGATTCACGCTTGGGGTCCTGTGATGGCGATTTCAATGAAAAAGGTTCAGGTCGATATGAGCAAAGTGATGGTTTTGCCCAAAGGAATCGATTTGGAAAAATTTGGAGACCACAACACCTCATCCGAGAAAATTTCCGCCATAATCACGCGTTCGTTGATGCCCGAATACAGCCATGACATCATTTTACAAGCTTTTTGGATTCTGAACCAAAAAGGCATCGATTTTGAATTGACCATAGTTGGCGATGGAATATTGCTACCAATGTTAAAAGAATTAGCAACAAAATTAAAGATTGCGAACAAAGTTCAGTTCGCTGGAAGGATTCAAAATACGCAATTGCCAGCACTTTTACAAAAATCTAATTTATATATCAGTATGCCTATTACCGAAGGGGTTTCGGCCTCTTTGTTCGAAGCAATGGCTTGCAAGTGCTACCCTATTGTTTCTGATATTCCGGGAAACCAAAGTTGGATTACCCATCGAAAAAACGGACAATTGATAACGCTTGGCGATGCTGAAATGCTGGCTAATGAAATACTTTGGGCATTCGAAAATAAAGAAATCAGAGCGGAAGCTGTAGCACAAAACAGAAAATTTGTAGAAGAAAATGCGAATTACAAAACCAATATGAAAATCATTGCCGACGCGTATCACCAATTAATTAACACATTAAAAATCGATTAA
- a CDS encoding SRPBCC family protein: MPKIELITEINSTLEICFDLSRSIDLHKISTAQTNEQAIAGRTSGLINLNETVTWQATHFGVKQKLTSKITALERPNYFTDKQVKGIFKSIVHEHKFEKVGNMVIMKDIFEFHSPFGFLGKLFNQLVLTNYLKRLLINRNQIIKEFAETEKWKEVLDGE, encoded by the coding sequence ATGCCTAAAATTGAACTCATAACTGAAATAAACTCTACACTTGAAATTTGCTTTGACTTGTCACGAAGTATTGACCTCCATAAAATTTCTACTGCTCAAACAAATGAACAAGCAATTGCAGGGAGAACGAGCGGACTAATAAATTTAAATGAGACTGTAACTTGGCAAGCAACACACTTTGGAGTTAAACAAAAACTGACTTCAAAAATTACTGCATTGGAAAGACCAAATTATTTTACTGACAAACAAGTAAAAGGTATTTTTAAGTCAATTGTTCACGAACACAAATTTGAAAAAGTTGGAAATATGGTTATAATGAAAGATATTTTTGAATTTCATTCACCGTTTGGTTTTTTAGGTAAATTATTCAATCAGCTCGTTCTAACAAACTATCTGAAAAGATTACTTATCAATCGAAACCAAATAATAAAAGAATTTGCGGAGACGGAAAAATGGAAAGAAGTACTTGATGGAGAATAA
- the xerA gene encoding site-specific tyrosine recombinase/integron integrase — translation MNWSAKIITHKKVKRIAVYFEKNADLIARIKQIDGVRWSQTLRAWHLPDTEENRIRFKLTPLQHTIPSEEGIAQIERFKQWMRSKRYSESTIATYSEALKSFLVFYRDKAVAEITNEDVIVYNNEYILKNNLSASYQNQVTNAIKLFFQTIRNTKMIVDKIHRPKRAKVLPNVLSKEEIKLILNAHSNIKHKAMLSMIYSCGLRRSELLHLKFSDIDSNRNIVLLKNAKGKKDRIAPLSPKILQILREYYKDYKPAVWLFEGQIKGEQYSEKSLQSVLKQALQKTGITKPVTLHWLRHSYATHLLESGTDLRYIQELLGHSSSKTTEIYTHVSTKSIQQIKSPFDDL, via the coding sequence ATGAACTGGAGCGCAAAAATCATCACCCATAAAAAAGTAAAGAGAATAGCAGTCTATTTCGAAAAGAATGCTGACTTGATTGCTCGAATCAAACAAATTGATGGCGTTCGCTGGAGTCAAACCTTGCGCGCTTGGCACCTACCTGATACTGAGGAAAACCGAATTCGGTTTAAACTTACACCCCTACAACACACTATTCCTTCGGAGGAAGGCATCGCACAAATAGAAAGGTTCAAACAATGGATGCGTTCCAAACGCTATAGCGAAAGCACGATTGCTACTTATAGTGAAGCCTTGAAATCCTTCTTGGTTTTTTATCGTGACAAAGCCGTTGCCGAAATTACCAATGAGGATGTGATTGTGTACAACAACGAGTATATTTTGAAAAATAATCTTTCGGCTTCGTATCAAAATCAGGTAACGAATGCAATAAAGCTATTCTTTCAAACCATTCGCAACACTAAAATGATTGTCGATAAAATACACAGACCCAAACGCGCTAAGGTTTTACCTAATGTTTTGAGTAAAGAAGAAATTAAATTGATTTTGAATGCCCACAGCAACATCAAACACAAAGCGATGCTATCGATGATTTATAGTTGTGGATTACGTCGCAGCGAGTTATTGCATCTTAAGTTTTCGGACATCGATTCCAATAGAAATATAGTTTTGCTCAAAAATGCCAAAGGCAAAAAAGACCGAATTGCGCCATTATCGCCAAAAATTCTGCAAATACTACGAGAATATTATAAAGACTACAAACCAGCAGTGTGGCTATTTGAAGGACAAATTAAAGGCGAACAATATTCTGAAAAGAGTTTGCAAAGCGTATTGAAACAAGCTCTGCAAAAAACTGGTATTACTAAACCAGTGACCTTGCATTGGTTAAGACACAGTTACGCTACACATTTACTCGAAAGCGGCACCGATTTGAGATATATACAAGAACTATTAGGACATAGTAGTAGTAAAACGACCGAGATTTACACTCACGTTAGTACGAAAAGTATTCAACAAATAAAAAGTCCTTTTGATGATTTGTAA
- a CDS encoding glycosyltransferase, with translation MLLFTLYFFIVVVAIQLIYYLLVFAKFAFAKAQKSTPKKISVSVIVCAKNEAENAIRFVPLLAEQDYHDYEIILIDDASSDHTLEIFEEFEKQYSNIRLVKVKNNEAFWGNKKYALTLGIKAAKKDYLLFIDADCYPFSKDWITSMSSQFTMQKTIVLGYGAYEKVANSFLNKIIRFETMLTAIQYFSWAKIGQPYMGIGRNLAYKKEEFFNVNGFISHIQIRSGDDDLFINQVATKKNTTICFSPESFTYSEPKTTFKGWFTQKRRHVSTAQHYKTFDKIQLALFYLTQLLFITLATVLLAFQFQWIIVLSLIGFRYLCTWIVLGFSAGKLKEKDVMYWFPIIEIVLIFTQLNIFISNIFSKPVHWK, from the coding sequence ATGTTACTGTTCACTCTATACTTTTTTATTGTTGTAGTTGCTATCCAACTTATATATTACCTCCTAGTTTTTGCGAAATTTGCTTTCGCCAAAGCGCAAAAATCAACACCAAAAAAAATATCGGTTTCTGTCATTGTTTGCGCCAAAAATGAGGCCGAAAACGCCATTCGATTCGTTCCGTTGCTTGCGGAACAAGACTATCACGATTACGAAATCATTTTGATTGACGACGCATCGAGTGACCACACTTTGGAAATATTCGAAGAATTTGAAAAACAATATTCCAATATCCGATTGGTCAAAGTAAAAAACAACGAAGCCTTTTGGGGAAACAAAAAATATGCATTGACACTTGGAATAAAAGCGGCTAAAAAAGATTATTTATTGTTTATTGACGCCGATTGTTACCCCTTCTCGAAAGATTGGATTACGAGCATGAGTTCCCAATTTACCATGCAAAAAACCATTGTTTTGGGTTATGGAGCCTACGAAAAAGTTGCCAATTCTTTCCTAAATAAAATCATCCGTTTCGAAACGATGCTTACCGCAATTCAGTATTTTTCTTGGGCAAAAATCGGCCAGCCTTATATGGGAATCGGTCGCAATTTGGCTTACAAAAAAGAGGAATTTTTCAATGTAAATGGGTTTATCAGTCACATTCAAATTCGTTCAGGCGACGATGATTTATTCATCAATCAGGTGGCGACCAAAAAAAATACGACGATTTGTTTTTCGCCGGAAAGTTTCACTTATTCGGAGCCAAAAACCACTTTCAAAGGTTGGTTTACGCAAAAACGCCGACACGTATCAACAGCGCAACATTATAAAACTTTCGACAAAATTCAATTGGCCCTATTTTATTTAACTCAATTGCTATTTATCACTTTAGCAACTGTTTTACTTGCTTTTCAGTTTCAATGGATTATCGTTTTGAGTTTAATAGGCTTTCGTTATTTATGCACTTGGATAGTTCTTGGCTTCTCAGCCGGAAAATTAAAAGAAAAAGATGTGATGTATTGGTTTCCCATTATCGAAATAGTTCTTATCTTCACACAATTAAATATCTTCATTAGCAATATTTTCTCAAAACCCGTCCATTGGAAATAA
- the asnB gene encoding asparagine synthase (glutamine-hydrolyzing): MCGINGIFHLQLQKKVDERLLIKMRDSLAHRGPDDQGIFIENNIGLGHRRLSILDVSAAGHQPFLSDDGRFVMTYNGEIYNFRDFYPELRSHGFDIKTNSDTEVLLKLFQLHGLKILPRLNGMFAFVIWDKLERKLIAVRDRMGVKPLYYSFYNETFYFGSEQKALFTAGVPLKMAAEGMEEYIFNRFVAGENTLYENVKKVLPGHILSIHESGKITNEKWWDLKTEIQNQPKIKNPVDWFRETFDDSIKLRMVSDVPVGVLLSGGLDSSSILASLNHQNFRDIQTFNIGFKEKEHNESHLAQNMAKKFDYEFHTMQLEDHSLFDKLVSSTYFQDEPIMHLSEPHILALAQLAKPQVKVLLSGEGADELMGGYVRYKALKYPSILKAIATIGHMDYFTTKPRFEKLARYSQIDDFDDLILYNGSNIYPKDIGKTFGISHAPKNEYRKQILADAKALYPNNLRRQALYFDQHTYLCSLLDRNDRCTMGASIECREPFLDQRLVAGLGSLDDKWLFKGKKWKYILKSAMKERLPEEILKFKKVGLSVPWGDYLIKSPEFMAELESFAKSDLFLQPYFENINVKKLVSDLQKGDLTMISYIMPLFMMHIWQKTYATQF; this comes from the coding sequence ATGTGTGGAATTAATGGTATTTTTCATTTGCAATTGCAGAAAAAAGTGGACGAACGCCTTTTGATTAAAATGCGCGACTCGCTAGCACATCGTGGACCAGATGATCAAGGAATATTTATTGAAAATAATATTGGTTTAGGCCATCGAAGACTTTCGATTTTGGATGTTTCGGCAGCAGGACACCAACCTTTTTTATCCGATGATGGTCGTTTCGTAATGACCTATAATGGCGAAATATACAATTTTAGAGATTTTTATCCTGAACTGAGAAGCCACGGATTTGATATAAAAACCAATTCAGATACCGAAGTCTTATTGAAATTATTTCAATTGCACGGATTGAAAATACTACCGAGGCTCAACGGAATGTTCGCCTTTGTGATTTGGGACAAACTGGAACGCAAATTGATCGCTGTTCGCGACCGAATGGGTGTTAAGCCTCTGTATTATTCATTTTACAACGAAACTTTCTATTTCGGTTCTGAACAAAAAGCGCTTTTTACTGCTGGAGTTCCGCTGAAAATGGCAGCAGAAGGAATGGAAGAATATATTTTCAATCGTTTTGTGGCTGGCGAAAATACTTTATATGAAAATGTAAAAAAAGTACTTCCGGGACACATTTTAAGCATTCACGAAAGTGGAAAAATCACCAATGAAAAGTGGTGGGATTTGAAAACTGAAATTCAAAACCAACCCAAAATCAAAAATCCGGTCGACTGGTTTCGGGAAACCTTTGATGACTCCATAAAACTTCGAATGGTCAGCGATGTACCTGTGGGCGTTTTATTGAGCGGCGGACTAGATTCATCCTCCATTTTAGCATCACTAAACCATCAGAATTTCAGAGACATTCAGACTTTTAATATTGGTTTTAAAGAAAAAGAGCACAACGAATCGCATTTGGCGCAAAATATGGCAAAAAAATTCGATTACGAATTTCACACCATGCAATTAGAAGATCACTCGCTTTTTGACAAACTCGTTAGTTCCACTTATTTTCAAGACGAACCGATTATGCATTTGAGCGAACCCCATATTTTGGCCCTTGCGCAATTGGCAAAACCACAAGTAAAAGTCTTACTTTCAGGCGAAGGAGCGGATGAATTGATGGGTGGTTATGTGCGGTACAAAGCCCTGAAGTATCCCTCGATTCTAAAAGCAATCGCCACAATTGGTCATATGGATTATTTCACTACTAAGCCAAGATTCGAAAAATTGGCACGCTACTCCCAAATAGATGATTTTGATGATTTGATTCTCTACAATGGTTCTAATATTTATCCAAAGGATATCGGAAAGACTTTTGGAATTAGTCATGCTCCAAAAAACGAATACCGAAAGCAAATTTTAGCCGACGCCAAAGCATTATATCCCAACAATTTGCGGCGCCAAGCCCTGTATTTCGACCAGCACACCTATTTATGCTCCTTGCTTGACAGAAACGACCGTTGCACAATGGGAGCATCTATCGAATGTCGAGAACCGTTTTTAGACCAAAGATTGGTAGCAGGTTTGGGTTCCTTGGATGATAAATGGCTCTTTAAAGGAAAAAAATGGAAATACATCCTGAAATCAGCAATGAAAGAAAGGCTGCCCGAGGAAATCTTGAAATTCAAAAAAGTGGGACTGAGTGTTCCTTGGGGCGATTATTTGATAAAAAGCCCTGAATTTATGGCAGAACTAGAATCCTTTGCAAAAAGTGATTTATTCCTTCAGCCCTATTTTGAAAATATTAATGTAAAAAAATTGGTTTCCGACTTACAGAAAGGTGACTTGACAATGATTTCTTACATTATGCCGCTATTTATGATGCATATTTGGCAAAAAACCTATGCAACTCAATTTTAA
- the murB gene encoding UDP-N-acetylmuramate dehydrogenase: MEIQTNFSLKNFNTFGIEARAKQFVAVHSIAELGVVLQEYKTEKKFILGGGSNMLLTQDIDALVIHVDLKGKKIIKETDDFVWVESQAGENWHEFVLWTIEQNFGGLENMSLIPGNVGTTPVQNIGAYGTEIKDTFESCEAMKIENQEMKTFTKADCHFGYRESVFKNEVKGQYIITSVVFKLTKQNHNINISYGDIKAELAKNNAETPTLRDVSNAVIAIRQSKLPDPKELGNSGSFFKNPILLKTDFEKIHQKFPEMKYYEVSATEVKVPAGWLIEQAGFKGKRFGDAGIHKNQALVLVNYGNASGQEILNVSKNIQETVFKTFGIAIEAEVNII; this comes from the coding sequence ATGGAAATACAAACCAATTTTTCTCTTAAAAACTTCAATACTTTTGGTATCGAAGCCCGTGCCAAACAATTTGTTGCCGTACATTCTATTGCCGAATTAGGTGTTGTTTTACAAGAATACAAAACCGAAAAAAAATTTATTCTTGGTGGCGGAAGCAATATGCTTTTGACTCAAGATATCGATGCCCTGGTAATTCACGTGGATTTGAAAGGCAAAAAAATCATCAAAGAAACCGATGATTTTGTTTGGGTCGAAAGTCAAGCCGGCGAAAATTGGCACGAATTTGTGCTTTGGACTATCGAACAAAATTTTGGCGGATTGGAAAACATGTCACTCATTCCGGGAAATGTGGGCACAACACCAGTGCAAAATATTGGCGCTTACGGGACTGAAATCAAAGACACGTTCGAATCTTGCGAAGCTATGAAAATTGAAAATCAGGAAATGAAAACATTTACCAAAGCCGACTGTCATTTTGGTTACAGAGAAAGTGTTTTCAAAAATGAAGTGAAAGGCCAATACATCATTACTTCGGTGGTTTTTAAATTGACCAAACAAAATCACAACATAAACATTTCGTACGGCGATATCAAGGCAGAATTAGCAAAAAACAATGCCGAAACCCCAACTTTAAGGGACGTAAGCAATGCGGTTATCGCTATTCGACAAAGTAAATTGCCCGACCCCAAAGAATTGGGCAACAGCGGAAGTTTCTTCAAAAACCCGATTCTATTGAAAACAGATTTCGAGAAAATTCACCAAAAATTTCCCGAAATGAAATACTATGAAGTTTCAGCAACCGAAGTGAAAGTTCCAGCAGGTTGGCTCATTGAACAAGCAGGTTTCAAAGGAAAACGTTTTGGCGATGCGGGAATTCACAAAAATCAAGCCTTAGTATTGGTCAATTACGGAAATGCAAGCGGACAAGAAATTTTAAATGTGTCCAAAAACATTCAAGAAACTGTTTTTAAAACCTTTGGCATTGCTATCGAAGCCGAAGTCAATATCATCTAA
- a CDS encoding RNA polymerase sigma factor: MEINKQIEKAKKGDQVAFTFLLDFYWNEVYGFMLKRTENETNAEDITIETFSKAFDKIASYNPEFQFNTWLIAIAKNVHIDLLRKKKSGLFIEITDDENQQAYNIADTTPSAEDELITEQNLSQLLQFIKELKPHYQEVIQLRYFQEMSYQEIASKIDEPLSNVKIKLLRAKKLLAEIIQDKR, from the coding sequence TTGGAAATAAACAAACAGATAGAAAAAGCAAAAAAAGGGGATCAAGTTGCCTTCACTTTTCTGTTGGATTTTTATTGGAATGAAGTGTACGGTTTTATGCTCAAACGCACCGAAAACGAAACCAATGCCGAGGATATTACCATAGAAACCTTTTCGAAAGCTTTTGACAAAATAGCGAGTTACAATCCTGAATTTCAGTTCAATACTTGGCTAATTGCTATTGCCAAAAACGTTCATATCGATTTGTTACGCAAAAAAAAATCGGGTCTTTTCATCGAAATTACGGACGATGAAAACCAGCAAGCGTACAATATTGCCGACACTACTCCGTCGGCTGAGGATGAACTGATTACCGAACAAAATTTGTCGCAATTATTGCAGTTTATCAAAGAACTCAAACCCCATTATCAGGAAGTCATACAACTGCGCTATTTTCAGGAAATGAGCTATCAGGAAATTGCCAGCAAAATTGACGAACCCCTGAGCAATGTGAAAATAAAACTGCTTCGCGCCAAGAAATTATTGGCGGAAATCATTCAGGATAAGCGGTAA
- a CDS encoding DUF2461 domain-containing protein: protein MLSKDSLQFLDDLKANNNRDWFLDNKKRYEVFKKDYHQLVGAFLDVMKPLDPSLEMLEVKNCTFRINRDIRFSKDKSPYKDHLGVWLSSGSKGNNRAGYYVHIARSGSFIAGGFYCPEAEDLKKVRKEIAYFYEDLEEILREKTFKKEFTDFDRNETNVLKNPPRGYEKDHPAIEFLKLKSFETSQKFDIEEVTRADFVAKMSQKLISLKPLNAFINRALTSEE from the coding sequence ATGCTTTCAAAAGACAGTTTACAATTTCTGGATGATTTAAAAGCCAATAACAATCGCGATTGGTTTTTGGACAATAAAAAGCGGTATGAGGTTTTCAAAAAAGACTATCATCAATTGGTTGGCGCTTTTCTCGATGTTATGAAACCGCTCGATCCTTCGCTTGAAATGCTTGAAGTCAAAAATTGTACGTTCAGAATCAATCGTGATATTCGATTTTCTAAAGACAAATCTCCTTATAAAGACCACCTTGGAGTTTGGTTATCTAGCGGATCTAAAGGAAATAATCGAGCAGGATACTACGTTCACATTGCCCGTTCAGGCAGTTTTATAGCGGGAGGATTTTACTGTCCCGAAGCTGAGGATTTGAAAAAAGTGCGCAAAGAGATTGCTTACTTCTACGAAGACTTGGAGGAAATTCTACGCGAAAAAACCTTCAAAAAGGAGTTTACTGATTTCGATCGAAATGAAACTAATGTTTTGAAAAATCCGCCAAGAGGATACGAAAAGGATCATCCGGCTATCGAATTTCTGAAATTAAAAAGTTTCGAAACCTCGCAAAAATTCGACATTGAAGAAGTTACTAGAGCCGATTTTGTTGCTAAAATGAGCCAAAAACTAATTAGTTTAAAACCCTTGAATGCTTTTATTAACAGGGCATTAACCTCGGAAGAATAA
- the recF gene encoding DNA replication/repair protein RecF (All proteins in this family for which functions are known are DNA-binding proteins that assist the filamentation of RecA onto DNA for the initiation of recombination or recombinational repair.) → MYLKKISLFNYKNFSEANFELVSKINCFVGKNGIGKTNVLDAIYHLSQGKSYFNPQAVQNIKHGEEFFVIDGEFEINERNEQIVCSLKKGQKKILKRNGKIYEKFSEHVGFIPLVIISPADRDLIVEGSETRRKFMDSVISQLDSQYLKQLIQYQKVMSQRNALLKYFALNYVFDNDTLSIYNEQLDTFGKYIFEKRKEFIEQFIPIFNAHHQAITGSEETVQLVYESHLFEKDLLSLLEENINKDRALHYTSVGIHKDDLSFEIDNFPIKKFGSQGQQKSFLIALKLAQFEFLKTQSGFKPILLFDDIFDKLDENRVSKIVEMVNSDTFGQLFISDTHPERTEKIVKSTHQTYKIFNL, encoded by the coding sequence ATGTATTTAAAAAAAATTTCATTATTCAATTACAAAAATTTTTCGGAAGCTAATTTCGAATTGGTTAGCAAAATAAATTGTTTTGTTGGCAAAAACGGAATCGGAAAAACCAATGTCTTGGATGCTATTTATCATTTGTCTCAAGGAAAAAGCTATTTCAATCCCCAAGCGGTCCAAAATATCAAGCACGGCGAGGAGTTTTTTGTCATTGACGGCGAATTTGAAATCAACGAAAGAAACGAGCAAATCGTTTGTAGCCTCAAAAAAGGACAAAAAAAAATCCTCAAACGCAACGGAAAAATCTATGAGAAATTCTCGGAACACGTTGGTTTTATTCCCTTAGTAATCATTTCGCCTGCCGATCGAGATTTAATTGTCGAGGGCAGTGAAACCCGACGTAAATTTATGGATAGCGTCATTTCGCAGCTCGATTCGCAATACCTGAAACAACTCATTCAGTACCAAAAAGTGATGAGTCAACGCAATGCTTTATTGAAATATTTCGCTTTGAATTATGTTTTCGACAATGACACCCTTTCCATTTACAATGAGCAACTCGATACTTTTGGCAAATACATTTTCGAAAAAAGAAAAGAATTTATAGAACAGTTTATTCCGATTTTCAATGCACATCATCAAGCCATTACGGGCTCAGAAGAAACAGTTCAATTGGTTTACGAAAGCCATTTATTCGAAAAAGATTTATTGTCATTATTAGAGGAAAATATCAATAAAGACAGGGCTTTACATTACACCAGCGTGGGTATTCATAAAGACGACTTATCCTTTGAAATCGATAATTTTCCGATTAAAAAATTTGGTTCCCAAGGGCAACAAAAATCGTTCTTAATTGCCTTGAAACTCGCGCAATTCGAATTTCTTAAAACACAAAGTGGATTTAAACCCATTTTATTATTCGATGACATCTTCGACAAATTAGACGAAAACCGAGTGTCGAAAATTGTAGAAATGGTCAACAGCGACACCTTTGGACAGTTATTTATTTCAGACACCCATCCTGAACGAACTGAAAAAATCGTCAAATCGACCCATCAAACCTATAAAATTTTTAATCTTTAA
- a CDS encoding tetratricopeptide repeat protein, whose amino-acid sequence MATYNKRGYKPAKEKEVKEVKEVSEDISVLEKNSTTAEVFSTLDATASKTEDFVAKNQRIIIGVVGAIALLTVGYLAYQKFVATPKEEEAANEMFVAQQNFQKATDGVASDSLYKLALNGSEGKFGFVKIADEYSGTDAGNLANYYAGIAYLNTKKYTEAIDYLGKFKSEDLLLSAMATGAIGDAYSQKNQAKEALEYYVKAAESNKNDFTTPRFLLKAGKTALAMGNKEEALKYFTDIKDNYDASPEAATIDGLIGLAQ is encoded by the coding sequence ATGGCTACTTATAACAAAAGAGGATATAAACCAGCAAAAGAAAAAGAAGTTAAAGAAGTTAAAGAAGTTTCCGAAGATATTTCTGTATTAGAAAAAAACAGTACTACAGCAGAAGTTTTTTCTACCCTTGATGCCACTGCATCAAAAACAGAAGATTTTGTAGCCAAAAATCAAAGAATCATCATCGGTGTTGTAGGGGCAATTGCATTATTGACCGTGGGCTATTTAGCTTACCAAAAATTTGTAGCTACACCTAAAGAGGAAGAAGCTGCCAACGAAATGTTTGTTGCGCAACAAAATTTTCAAAAAGCGACAGACGGTGTTGCAAGTGATTCTTTGTATAAATTAGCATTGAATGGGTCTGAGGGTAAATTTGGTTTTGTAAAAATTGCCGATGAATATTCAGGAACCGATGCCGGAAACTTGGCAAATTATTATGCGGGTATCGCTTATTTAAACACAAAAAAATACACAGAGGCAATTGATTATTTAGGGAAATTCAAATCGGAAGACCTACTATTGTCTGCTATGGCAACTGGCGCTATAGGTGATGCTTATTCTCAAAAAAATCAAGCCAAAGAGGCGTTAGAATATTACGTAAAAGCTGCTGAATCGAATAAAAATGATTTCACCACACCACGTTTCTTGTTGAAAGCTGGAAAAACTGCTTTGGCGATGGGAAATAAAGAAGAAGCTTTGAAATATTTTACCGATATTAAAGATAATTACGATGCTTCACCAGAAGCAGCTACCATTGATGGTTTGATTGGTTTAGCACAATAA
- a CDS encoding thioredoxin domain-containing protein, with amino-acid sequence MKFRSLIFISFVTFTMLSCTGQPSKSLKSVDPVTFSKEIAQLEEPQLIDVRTPGEFNAGHILDAENIDWLSNNFVAATEKLDKSQPIFVYCKSGGRSAKAAAKLEELGFKKIYNLEGGIMKWDAAGLSTRAEGEQGEAKPSNKIIGMSPQEFANLLNTDKKVLIDFNAKWCAPCKKMAPYIDKIQKEMADQLLIIRLDADENKTLINEMKIDELPTLLLYKNKELQWKHTGFMSEEDLKKQLQ; translated from the coding sequence ATGAAATTTCGTTCTCTTATTTTTATTTCATTTGTAACTTTTACAATGTTATCGTGCACCGGACAACCTAGTAAAAGTTTAAAATCTGTAGACCCAGTAACCTTTTCAAAAGAAATAGCACAGCTAGAAGAACCTCAACTTATAGATGTGAGGACTCCAGGCGAATTCAATGCAGGACATATTTTAGACGCTGAAAATATCGATTGGCTGAGCAATAATTTTGTCGCCGCTACTGAAAAACTGGACAAATCCCAACCTATTTTTGTGTATTGTAAAAGTGGTGGAAGAAGTGCAAAAGCTGCAGCAAAATTAGAAGAATTAGGATTCAAAAAAATCTACAACCTCGAAGGCGGAATAATGAAATGGGATGCCGCCGGTTTATCCACCCGAGCCGAAGGCGAACAGGGCGAAGCCAAACCAAGCAACAAAATCATTGGGATGAGCCCGCAGGAATTTGCCAATTTACTGAATACCGACAAGAAAGTGCTGATTGATTTTAATGCGAAATGGTGTGCTCCTTGCAAAAAAATGGCTCCGTATATAGACAAAATCCAAAAGGAAATGGCTGACCAACTGCTTATTATCCGTTTGGACGCTGACGAAAATAAAACGTTAATCAACGAAATGAAAATTGATGAACTTCCGACGCTATTGTTATATAAAAACAAGGAATTACAATGGAAACACACTGGTTTTATGAGCGAAGAAGATTTGAAAAAACAATTACAATAA